In Hydractinia symbiolongicarpus strain clone_291-10 chromosome 4, HSymV2.1, whole genome shotgun sequence, the following proteins share a genomic window:
- the LOC130641074 gene encoding uncharacterized protein LOC130641074 has protein sequence MYDLYLALYLVYVLASSICVAMAVITGVTTFLLTKEAYEAPKYPTNTGNGINSLGRKRRAASAPCLEAQTQLFNLTNRLTGNDVLTKYIEDMECYYGIKASANNTHMKHCEGTYQEDTFSFLNARVFAGISDCRKKNPKALGDYLQLIKQSIPSLNQIKDYEMANGNKKYHDFNSQIAVGLLALTKAMEEVRLNMLTRCYKIKSTAIPKFPKIFRGYNDNALVKARGKEPRQHAKRAFVVYNQIVTIMGTMRYDFWERRQCM, from the exons ATGTACGACTTATACCTTGCTTTGTATTTAGTTTACGTGTTGGCATCGTCCATTTGTGTCGCAATGGCAGTGATTACTGGAGTAACTACATTCCTGCTTACAAAGGAAGCTTATGAAGCACCCAAATATCCAACAAACACAGGAAATGGCATAAACTCATTGGGCAGAAAAAGAAGAGCCGCATCTGCTCCATGTCTTGAAGCTCAAACTCAACTCTTCAATTTAAccaacagattgactggaaaTGACGTCCTAACAAAATATATTGAGGACATGGAGTGCTATTAC GGGATAAAAGCATCAGCAAATAACACACATATGAAACACTGTGAAGGAACGTACCAAGAAGATACGTTTTCGTTTCTTAATGCAAGAGTATTTGCTGGTATTAGTGATTGTCGAAAGAAA AATCCAAAAGCATTAGGGGACTACCTGCAGCTAATTAAACAAAGTATTCCGAGCTTAAATCAGATTAAAGATTACGAAATGGCAaatggaaacaaaaaatatcacgATTTTAATTCACAAATTGCTGTTGGTCTTTTGGCCCTAACAAAAGCCATGGAAGAAGTCAGAttg AACATGCTAACAAGATGCTATAAAATTAAATCCACAGCAATTCCAAAGTTTCCGAAGATATTTCGCGGTTACAACGACAATGCTTTGGTTAAAGCAAGAGGAAAGGAGCCACGTCAACATGCAAAGCGTGCATTTGTTGTATACAATCAAATCGTAACCATTATGGGTACAATGAGATATGACTTTTGGGAAAGACGCCAATGCATGTAG
- the LOC130641073 gene encoding chymotrypsinogen B-like, which translates to MTDLSFIVICVFMLQQASACKDAISTATCEYYRDYSQCKFSEFVQKNCKKTCNLCGATGKPLTATKVFTTQKGATTAKPLTTTNVLTTQKGHPSCKDKTYNCQTFKKRGLCIQEWVRRICQLTCDLCGVTTPFVRSTQVRVTYTVDPYTPKPGSCGVSSVPVSRVIAGKFSKDGQWPWQVAMLKRGRFNCGGSLITPEWVVTAAHCVKKLSAADIKVVLGELDRGQTSGNEQTIAVKHVITNSNYGKPRLNNDIALLKLTSPVKLNGHVRTVCLPRQDEKVSVGTRCYISGWGKTSHPGFSVLNLRHASLEVISNKDCSWSNSLYGQITDQMVCAANKAPYKQSGCHGDSGGPFVCQQTDGSWILHGAVSWGSPQCNVNDAKPVFARISAFRKWIDEQLLKFKTL; encoded by the exons atgactgatttatcttttATCGTTATTTGTGTTTTCATGTTGCAACAGGCTTCAG CTTGTAAAGACGCTATATCAACTGCAACGTGTGAATATTATAGAGACTATAGCCAGTGCAAATTCAGTGAGTTTGTTCAAAAGAAttgtaaaaaaacatgcaatttAT GTGGTGCAACCGGTAAGCCATTAACGGCGACGAAAGTTTTCACAACACAAAagg GTGCCACAACCGCCAAACCACTTACAACGACAAATGTTCTAACAACACAAAAGG GACATCCATCATGCAAGGACAAAACTTACAACTGCCAAACCTTTAAAAAGAGAGGACTGTGCATTCAGGAGTGGGTGAGGAGAATCTGTCAACTAACATGTGATTTATGTG GTGTGACCACGCCGTTCGTCAGAAGTACGCAAG TTAGAGTCACATACACTGTCGATCCTTACACTCCCAAACCAg GAAGCTGTGGAGTTTCATCCGTTCCGGTAAGTCGAGTAATAGCCGGAAAATTTTCGAAAGACGGACAATGGCCATGGCAAGTAGCAATGTTAAAGAGAGGTCGTTTCAACTGTGGTGGTTCTTTAATAACACCTGAATGGGTAGTCACCGCAGCTCATTGTGTGAAGAAGCTCTCTGCAGCTGATATCAAAGTTGTTTTAG GTGAATTAGACCGAGGTCAAACAAGTGGGAATGAGCAAACCATTGCAGTAAAACATGTTATTACGAATTCCAACTATGGAAAACCTCGACTCAATAACGACATCGCATTGTTAAAATTAACTTCACCTGTTAAATTAAATGGTCATGTACGTACAGTGTGTTTGCCAAGACAAGATGAGAAGGTTAGCGTTGGCACGAGATGTTACATCTCAG GATGGGGTAAAACAAGTCATCCAGGATTTTCAGTGTTAAACCTTCGCCACGCTAGTCTTGAAGTAATCTCAAACAAAGATTGCAGTTGGAGTAATTCATTATACGGACAAATTACTGACCAAATGGTCTGCGCTGCCAATAAAGCACCATACAAACAGTCTGGTTGTCATGGCGACTCAGGTGGACCTTTTGTTTGCCAACAAACGGACGGCAGTTGGATATTACACGGTGCAGTTAGTTGGGGATCACCTCAGTGCAATGTTAACGACGCAAAGCCTGTATTTGCAAGAATTTCTGCCTTCCGAAAATGGATTGATGAGcagttattaaaatttaaaactttataa